The sequence below is a genomic window from Lolium perenne isolate Kyuss_39 chromosome 4, Kyuss_2.0, whole genome shotgun sequence.
CCATGGGTGTGGTCTCTTCTTCGATGTGAGGTGAGCCGTGGCACTGGTGCTAGCTGTGGCTAGTGCTCTCGGAGTGTCGCTTGACCGTGACTAACTTCTCTAGGAGGTTGGGCTGGTATGTATGCAAGCTCCCTAGTTCCAAAATTGTTCACTCAAGTGCTGTGTTCCAGGGGAAACACCATCTTCCGTGGGCGAAGCCGCTGGCAGTTCGGAGCAACAAGGTCAACAAGTTTGGccgggagggaggaggaggagaatgagGAGTTATTTTGGGTCACCGCCATCCCCTTCATCAGGCTAAACATTTCGCTGGATGGCTAGCTAACGGACTGCCTTAATCTATCTAATGCTAAACCAGCACACTGAGAGATGGTTTTATCTAGTAGTGACTCAGGTTAGGCTCTGTTTGCAAGCTTCAGGTTCGTGCTCGCACGTCCCTCTTTGCGAGACTATATAGgtttctcgcaaaaaaaatgtACGTGCCACGGGACCACAAACTTCAGATTCGTGCTGCCACTCGTCGCCCTTTTTCTGTCTACTTGGTGGCTCCAGTTGTCAGTAGAAGCTACCGCCGCATCACCTTCTTCAGGATCAGCGCAGCTGGTTGGTTCGTTAGTCTCACAATGCAGGAGCAAGAGGCGCCATCTTGGCCAAGTCGATGCGGGTGGTGCCAAATGGGTCAAAGTGTAATGCTAACCTGTGAAGTGCAGCATATTTCATATTTGTGCAACAAGGTGTTAACAGACGAGCATCAATTGTTTGCGAGAAAGATCATAACCGATGCTCCTGAATCACAGTAATAGTGCAACTCTAACATGTGAAGTGGAACAATTTTCATATTTAGTGTCACATATATGTCATGCAGCGAGAATTTTAAATGAAAATTTAATACAATTTTTCAGTGCCCGAGATGTTATCAAAAAATTTAGTCATATACTCTCTCCGTTCATAAATATAAGACGTTTTTACATTTCAAAGTGAACTAAATACACACCACAATGAGTGAATCTATACACTAAAAATATACTAAGTACATAGCAAAATAGATGAATCTACTAAAGGTAAAACATCTTATAGTACTCAACAGAAGGAGTATAAAATAGAATTTCAGAGAAATATAAATTGATCACACCATATTTTAGGCATTTCAATGTATTAGCAGCAACTCCAGAATTTAACCTACCGAAAAGCAGAATGGCATCATTGACACAAGAAGCTCTAATGCTGCTGTTTTTTTTATTGCCAGCAGTACTTGCATTTAACTATGAATGGTTGACAAATCTATAGAAGTTTCTCAAGGAATGCCATAGGTGGTAACAGGTTCAAAGACGTTACACATGACATGAGACCAGAGCATACCGCTTGTATCCCCCTTATGGAAAACATTCATGTAGCTACGATCATTCCTTTTCTGGAAGCAAACAAAGTCCGTATGATTCTGCTCATGCCTGAGGACCACTCAACTTTTTGCCAGAGCTGAGATAGATTGAGCAATTCACGGAAGGATACGCCAAGCAGGTATTGTAGATAGCCGTCGCGCAACCTCCAATCTCACTTTGCTCAACCTCATACACCAACTTGATGATCATTGTTGTAAGCATTGGCGCCCATCCAAGTATCGATGTGACAAAGTCGATCTCGTGATCCCCTCCTCTGAGGTTGATGATCTCCACTTCTTCAAGAAGAGTCAGGGAGATACTTTGGCTCCTCCAATCCTTGGGATCATCACAAGGACAGTCTCCAAGACATTGTGATGCTTGTGTCATCTAAAACATTGAAAAACATCACGATGTATTTTAAACAAGTATTGTGTGAATCAGATATATAAGCAACATGAATAATTACCTGAAACCACCCCGGCAGGACAACCTTCAGCTTCTGAGTATTAGTTCTAATGCGATGCATCCCAAGAAGACCTAACAAAAATGCTCCAAAAGCATGCGTGCGGCGGACTGCCAGCAGCTATACGATGGAGGAACTGACGGAAATCGTCCACTCCACGCGAGCGAACGCCTGGAGTTGGACTTAATTAGGCTAGCTAGTACCCACACACGTGCGTGCCCAAATCGACCGATCGATCGAATACGATGGACCAAGTTCATATTACTAGATCCAAATTAACAAAGAAGAAGATGAACCAAGAGTCAATCCAGGGTCCGGCCGGTAAAGAATAAAACCAAACTCAGATGCGAACACAGAGATTTGCTGGAAGAAGCAAAAAACAAACCAGGAAAAACATATCGTTGGCATTACCAGGATCCATCGCCGGAAGATCCAAGAGCTGAGCCGATCGACCGGACGGCATGCGACCCATCCACGGACAGAAACGGAGATGCAGCTTCCCCACTCTCATCTCCTCTCCTCGACAAGTaaaagtcaaagtctaagtcacacACGCTCCCCGCACGCGGTCGTCGACGATGCCCTTGTACTTATAGAGGAGCTAGGCTGGTTCGAAAATATTTGGGGCAAAGCTAAAAGCGGGAAAAAGGTATGATGAAAATTCACTTGGTTACTCTCCATCCGTTCCTTCAAGGCGAGGATGGATAGATTGGACGGCAGGGATGGGTATAGCACATGGATTGCTGACATGGCCTGTATTCCTTCTCCCCAGACACAAAAAAATAAACCAAGGGTCATCGTATTCGTATCATAATTAATATGCTCAATCAATCAGTCCAATTAACTCATCAGGGGCGGCTTGTTTTCCGGAACCGATTGTATGTGAGCTAAGATCCAGCGCTTCGCATGCCGCCCGGAGGGATCAGAGGGAATGCTTTTAAAGTTCACGATTTTTTTTCCTACCGTAATAACAATTGCTCGGTTTACTTCCTAAAATTCAGAAACTCTGTTTATTTCCTAAAATTCAGATACTGGTTTCCCTATTCACAACGAGGTTGGGATCCCCTTTGTGTTTCATATAGACGAGATAGACAGAAAAAAGAATACGCGGGTACTACTAAATCCGTTGTTATGCATGCAGATTCGTCCATATCGCTACCTGCGTGCTCATCTCTAGCCTAGATCGATCTTACCTGGTAAGAAGACtaaacaaaataaaacagagcGTGGTTGTCATCACGGTTACATCATGCTGAGCTGAATGTGCATCCTAGCCGCAAAATCCATGCACCACGTAGATGATTTTTCCTTGTCTCTCAGTTGATAGATCAATCATACAATTGCCGACCACGGGAAAATAGATACTAGTACTACCATCAAGTGCTCTAGCGATACTCTTTCAGCTTCAGGTTGGAACAAAAACAAAAATCGGACAGTAGCAAGATTCATAAGATCCTCTGACCGATGGATGTATGTGTTCACACTAACTAATACATATTGATATAGCAAAGCTTAGCTGCCATTCGAGAAGAACACACAAACTAGCAACTAGACATACTTGCACATCACCTCAAGTGCTACTACTACACTTGCTTGCCAATATATATCTAAACTGCCCAGATCACAAGAGGCACATCAACTAATCTAAGAAAACCATGTCGGATCCAAGTCTCCTCCCTCCAGGCTGGCTACCAACTCCAGTTCTCCCCTTGCCGTTGTTGTTGCACCAGGGCAGCATGGCGTCCACCTCTCCCCCTCCTACTACCACAAGTCAAACAAGGCTTGGCGCCTCACCCATTATTCACCTACCTGCACGACATGTGATCAGGTGAATATCAACACCATAATTCAAACTTGGGTCGCCACCTATAAAGCCGGAGCATAAGGACATATCAGATATCACAGAGCACATTGGAGAAAAAGAACTGAAGGGTGAACCAATAGCTCACTAGAGAGCTCACCGGACTCCAGAGAGATCTTGTAACCAAGGCTGAGACACACGGCTGCCACGACGAGGAGGTCAAACCCAGGGCCACCGAAGCCTACAGCCACATGTGCAGCCGGGAGGCCTCCACAAGGCCAGGAGCAGCAGCACCGCCATCAACGGACCGCATAGCCAGTCCGCTAGAGGGCCTAACAAACACTGAAACACACAAGTTTCAGCAAAAAAAAAATGTAAACATACAAACTAGCAGATTGATATACTTGCACGTCACCTCAAGTGCTACTACGACACTTGCTAACCAACATATCTAAACTAACCAGATCACAAAAATCACCATGTCGTCCCGAGGTTATCAAGCACATCGACTCATGTAAGAAAACCATGTCGGATCTAGGTCTCCTCCCTCCTGGCCAGCTACCAGCTCTAGTTTTCCCCTTGCCGCTGCTGTTGCAACAGAGCAGTATGCTCCAGCTCTCTCCCTCCTACATGATCTCCACGACGACCTGCTGGCAGCTCCATGTACCACTCCAACGCCGTGTCCGGCTACCACCAGTCAAACAAGGCTTATCGCCTCGCCTGACCTTCACATTCCTGCACTTAATATGACTAGGTCTACATCATCATCATGATCTGCAAAAATATTCATAGTGCTTGGCTCGACCCAGAACACCACGCAGAACAGTGTGTACTTGATAGCATGGCAACAATTGATTCAGAACAACAAAAAAAAATAACTTTTGGGTGCCCATGTCAACTAGTTAGACAGAGGTGTCAAGGTCGTCTTGTCAAAAAAGGCCACGCTATCATTTAGTCCTCCTCGTTATACACAAAACAAGAATAAAACATGGCCAGCAAAAGCTTATACTAGAAAATAAGTAGACAATGTTTTATGTGCAAAACATCCAACTTTTGAGATAAGAAGCAGCGCACTTGCATCGGTAAGGACATAAATGGGTTCATCATTACAAGACAACCTTGTGTTCAGATCAGCTACAACAAGTGCACAGCAGCAAACAGAAGCTCAACACTAAATAGGTATCTGGTTTAAGAAGAACAAAGGCTACATGTTTAGACCACAGTGAAATATGTTTCCTAAAACTTCATTATTGGTTAAAATAAAATAGCTACATGGCAGTATTATTTTCACAGGCTACATGCACAGGAGTATGTAAGCATTCAGTACAAAATGCTAACAGTGGGCTTTGAGAAAGAAGTTGAGAAAAAATgactttatcatgacatgtacctGCAACTACAAGCATCTAAATCTGGACAGGGGCGTTTAATTCAATCTGGGCATTTCTGTGTGCATACCTACGAATCATCGTCTTGCTGGTGAGGACGAGGCAGAACAAGCCGCACTTGGCGCCGAGGCTGGAGTTGTCCTCACCAAAATTGCAGATACCCTGGAGTGGTGTTCGGCATCAGGTTGGAGCTGCATCTCCAGGCGACCGGCTTTGACTTCAAGGCAGATGAACCAGAGGCTCAAGCTTGCATTCCAAATGTGTAGATTCAACCTCCATACTGTTCAGACTACTAGATCCTCAATTTTCAGAGGAGAATGCCTTGCGGCATAGAACCTGAACACACATAATTGACAAGTTAGGTACATGCGAGGACTACTAGAAGAACATTGCTTGAATGCTTGCATGGTCATGTCGTCACTTACACTTTCGAGCATCTGTCATCAAAAGCACGAGAAAGGACTGCCTTCCGGCATATTGCAGCTCACCAATTCCATCTTCTCATCGATTTTGACGCTTTCGTCTCTTACAGGTGGTCACTCCTAACAAGTAAGACATATATCATAAATAAGAAAAAATCATCATACACATGTCAAAACTCGCTAACGAGAGCTCAAATACAAGAAATGTAAATAGAAATGAGCAGGTGAGTTGAAACGAAAAGTATGTCTTGGACATATTCATTGGCATATCCAGAAAAACATCTAGGTAGAATGGCAATAGGAATAACAACGGTAATGACAAGTCCTAAGCCTTTTTTTCATGCAAGTGGATAAACACACTTGTACTCTTCTTGCATTAATTCATTCATATCCCAGCAAGCAAAAACACTTGAACAAAACATGCATGGCAATATGTATCTAAACTTTGAACCAAAAcatggataatctcatatttacaAAACATAGTAGTACTTTTCTTCCTTAGAATATATAATTCCAAGCATTGTAGCAAATAAATTGCATTCAACCCAGTGGTTTCATATTCACATGCTCTCTACCAGAGGATAGATGTCAAATTGATCTTCACATGCTGTGGGATGTAGAATAGCAACATACGCCACAATCTACTCCCAGCAATGCTACCAATCTGAAGCCAAATGGCGGGTGCATTGTAAGGAAAGAAACGCACACATAACATGCATATAGACTTTTTAGATTCACTCATGCATACAAATTGGAAGTGGTCTTACTCTGAATACCTCTATCAGCCGACCTTGCGCTCCAATCAAATCCCTGAGGTATTAGACGAGATTTTGAACCCTTTATACACGTGAAGCACCGGTAGTCCTGTGTCAAATTCACGAACCAAATCAATAAGAAAAATAGGGAAAAGACACAAGCCGAAGGTAGGGCGTGGTGTACCTGGGTTTCTCCGCGGAGCACATCGAGGAACAATCCGAGCAATAGCTGACACATGTTTACATGAATCCCACCCAACATAACGTTAACCTTTGTACCATTGTCTCGCCCGACAATTCGCACCTAAAAAGACAAAGTTATATTTCACTTATATGCCATATGGAATTTCATGAAATGATAAATCAAATGAACACGATAAAATGTTTTTTTAACTCGGTATAGAAATCTAAAAAGAGGACTAATCTAGTTCCCGGAAAGTTGAGCCGGCTAACCCCATACATCTCTCAAATTTATGACAAGACTAAGCAAATGACATTCACATGAGCAAAACTGCATATGACGTATTACTCATAATCCAGAACACGTTACTTCAATATGATGCCAAGATAGTTCCAAAAGAAATGACAAATGACACAAACGTGATGATTAAAAAATTCTTGGCATTTTCAAATTCTATAACTAGCAGGCCTCCTGAGCTCATGTGGATCAACAAGAGAGTGACGCCTAAACCTGTAAGTTTCAGATGTCCTCATACAGAGCCCATGAATTTTTCCATGTCACTTCTACATAAAGCAGGATAACTTCGAATTATCAACGCATATAAACAGTTAATTTCATAAACAGACAACTGGTTTAGAAGATGGAAAGGGTCTATGAAGACAATTTCTAAAGCGCTCGTAAAGCCAATTGAGAAGTAAGATTATCTAGATTAGAAAATTAACCAATGCTCCTGGATAAGGTTGAGGAACTCATGACTGCTTTTTGTCCGTACATAAAAATGTTCAGCTATGCATGCCCACTGGCAACAGATTAGAGATGCCATTGCAGCCCAACAACGACACAAAGAAAACATGGATATCTACTTAACACCCAAGTCACCACTTATACACCAAATGAGGACCAAAATAGGATGAATTATTATGCACGATATTTCAGCTTTAATATACTAGAAAATAAAACCCAATGAGAAAGAGCATGTTATTCAGATTATGTTACCAGATAACCATATTGCTAGCAATCACCAGAAAAGGGCACCATTCTACATTTCTTATGTTCAACACAACACATGCATGACAAAGTATAATCTACGGTTCTGTCCTTACCACATCATGAGAGAGACAATGCCTACTTCTCCCAGGTGGGTTGCAATAAAGATGACCCCTACTTGCTCCGGAGGGCAGAACGGACTCACAAGCCAAGCTCCCTGCACATGGAAGTTTCCCGTCAATGCAGCAATTTGAAGGAATATGTAACAACCATAATATATTGCTACATGATGAAATTTCTTAGATACTACTGGCTGAGCAGGAGTCACAAATAGTGCAGCAAGATAACTAGATAATTGATGTAGCTTTCCATAATCtacagtactccctccgtcccagttcacAGGGCTTACGCGTGTCCCTAGGTCGTAAATTTGGCAatgataatgcaacatatgtattacaaaatatatatcaatagaaagtttagatgttctactttctaatgatatattttGTATATTATACAAATGATATTATATTGACCAAATTGACAACTTAGGGATACGCGCAAGTCCTATGaactgggacggaggtagtaagcCATTTAAGCATCTAAATTCAATAAACCAGCAGTTAAAACAAGCAATAAGGCATCAATTTGCTGTTGCAAACATGACAGTCTTGTGGTTGAATCAGGAACCTATGCGAAATTTCACTCTGAGATAAGAACAACTTCAAAACCCATCAGATACTCTCAAAATTTAACTAGGACTGTTTAGAGATCAAATAAGGTGCAGAGCACAAAACACCAGTGAGAGGGAGAAAATAAAATCACTGAACTAGGAATAGAGCAACTACTAAAATCACTGAACTAGGAACAGAGCAACCGAAGATTAAACCATAAACAACACTAATTAGAGGGATAAGATCAATTTTCCATcaaacagttaaataatgaggaatCGATAATCCTTTCTTGATACTTCATGTGATTCCCCTCCTCACAAACTTATTTAGGAAATCTAAAGATATTGCACAAGTGACAACCTAAGCATTTCGGCTAAACATTAACTACAAAGAAGACATGCCATTTTGATTATTTCTTGTTTCATACTACCCAAAAAGAGCTCACTATATGATCAAAGACTATTAGCACTAGATAACGATGGATGCGAAGCGATAACACTATATAGGAATTTTACTGCAATAAAAAATCTAGTTGCACAAGATTATTCACATATGCCAATCAGGGACCACAGACTGAAAAGCTGATGTTGAATAGAAATTAAAATTAACTTCAACTTCTACAGATCTACATGGATGAAGTACTTGATGTTTTCTTCTTCACCAAGAAAGCAACGACACACAAGGACAAGAAATTGGGTTAAGGTTTGAATGTTGATAAAATGATAAGAAAATAGTTCCTATTTCCTCAAGATGATTCATACGAAAAACAAGGCAATATTACTCGAGGCAACACAATAATATCCAGCCAACAACAAAAGTAAGTAACCATTGACGCCTATTAAACTAACAAACTATGCTCTAGGTTACACAAATCCAACACTTCAAGCACTAATTGAGGTTTAGTTTTCATGTTGGAATCCAGCTAAACCATGTTATACCAAGATGCAAAACGTCAAATTTGCAAAGCCAGCAAACCACAAGGCAGTAAAGCCATTTCTTCCCAATCATGAAGCCCACGATGTGGAATCAACCCATAGGCCCTGCCCAACTAAAACAACAGCATGGCTGTCGATGCACATGTTGTGAATCGGTCTAATATAGAAACAACTGATAGTCCAGGGAGTACCACGACAAGAGTAAAATTGCCTAATTCATATCATATAACTAGGAATGAAGCATTGGAATACATACCAAGACAGATAATATGAGATCGACGCCTCTATCTATTTTCTACTTGCAGACATCAACCACTGGTGCATCAATACTTTTGAAAGCTTCCATGTCGGTAAATCAACTAGAAAATATTATAGGCTCTAGAAATTCCCTATTTCAGAAACCAGATGTTGTGACAGAAATAGAAGAAAAAACACATATTGACACCTTTTGATTAATCATACTAATCAACATGACATTTTGATTCTTCCGCTGGAACTCAATGGAAAGGCAACATGATGATCCACTCACCAGCCTTGACTGGATAATGTTTAAAAGTAAGCGACGCAATGGTATAAAGTTATTGCTCTAGCCATTCAAAACAACTTCAGAAACAAATGGTATGCGTAACATTTAAATATTTCAAAACACACACTCATAAGCGATGTATTAAAACTCTTGATAAATGGCAAGAGAAGACTCTAAATTCACCAGAGCAGCAATATGCAAAATCAGAATACAAGAAAATAGCATTTGTGCATGCACATCTTTTCAACAACACGCTGAGCAGTGAGTTCAAAGGCACAATATTCAGTTTAAGGGTTACACAAAGGAAACACTTCAAGAAAGAATTGGTATGTATGTAAACCTATTAACAAGTTACGCTAGATAGAACCTACAACAAATCATTCCAATCATTGTAAAAGATGAGTGTCAGATTTAATAACAAAGTTTCAAGTTCTAATTACAACCATGCAAAGTCAGACATATCTAACACAAATGAACTATACACAATGGACTAGCCAAGCTGACAAAATCAAGAATTGAATTTTTCAGAAGGCATGTGTAACATCACTGTTTGTAGTAAAGACATTTTGTACTCTTGAGCATCATTTAAAATTCACTAAGAAATGTCTGCGTTAAAATCCTTAAAAAATCCTCAATAAGCCTCCAAACAGAAATAATATTTTCTAGACAAGACAAGTGAATGATAAAAATATTAATTTTACTTATTCCAATTATCTACCCTGCCCTTTTTGGCACGATTATATCGAAACAGGTACATATCTTGACTTAGTTTGGTCGAATCAAAGAGGCGAAATGTAGTATAactagctagttttagttcacacatAAACTAACAAGAGATAAATATCTAGCAACCCTGGAGTGATATCTACAAGCTACCGTAGCAACATCTAAATATCCAGGAAACCGCATTAGACTTCACAAGACATGACCAACTAGTGTTACTATTCCCCATCGCACCACATAGCAAACTACAGAACACCTTATACATGGAGTCGCCGCCACCCCAGAAGCCAAGAACATCCGCGACGGTTGCGACCTAGAGTTGGAGGATTTACTTGACAGAGTTGAGGATTTTCCAGCATGCCTAGATCCAGGAGGAGAAGACCAGGCAGTTGCCGGAGCCGTCGCCGGAGTCTACGACTGGCCACCAGAAACAATCAGTGAGGGCACGTAGGGAGACTACGAGGTCAACCCATCCAGAACCTGATCTAGGCACCCACTCGTGCAGGTATAGCTGGTAGTGACCACGCCATGCTTAGAACCTTTCTTTTATGGAAGATTTTGTTGCTTATATGTTGTTGTACCACTTCACTTTTGGTTAAGGAACTAATAGATTCATTACTGCTTGTGTGTGCAAGCCTAGaagcacatgtactaatgtttgtaAGGACATATATGCAGAAGTTTAAGTGGTTTGGTTAGAGATAGCAGGGTTCCGTTTTAGGTATATTTAGGCAACCAAATTATCTTAGTTTGCAAATAGTTATcaggtttggttttggttttgCAGAAATTAGCTGGATACCCTTTCCCTGTGAGCACTTGCCGATGTCAATACCATCTGCTAGTACCATATCTTTACGTGATGTTTAAAACAAGTTCAGAACTGAATACCTGTCTCTAAAAATGCAGTAGTACATACTCGGAATCTTATAACAGTGGTAAAATGCTCTGTAATGGTTATCTTGGCCAGTTAAGTTTTCAGTCATCCAGGCTGAACAATATCAGTCACAAATCTCTCTCTTTGCAAATCGTTACCCCTATTTTCCGAATTTTTAGGAAATATGCAACCTTATAAAATTCGTAACTAATCCATTTTGAATCAGAAATATACATACAAATACGAAAATTttaagaaaaatgagatctacatcaCGGTATCATAATCATGACTGCTTAAAAAACTCTTAAAATAAGATATGGTAAAGCGCATCTCTTCATCACAACTCCCATTGACACTTGAAACTTGAAGAGTACAAACCTTGTGAATGCACATAGCAAATATGCCAATATCTTTTTGTATAGCTGCATGAAAAATGCATTTCTCAAGATATCTTTAGAACTGTGCGATCTCAAAACAAATGCATTTAAGATTTAACAAGGACAAACATCTGATAATCCCGTCAAAACTGCCATGTCTAGTAATAGAAGAGAACAGCGAGTAAAAGCCACCACAATTGTGCAGCTAATGTAAAAATTGAAAGAGCAAAATTGCCTCGGGCAGCAACCTCGTACTAAAGAATGAAATATTAGCACTTAACCGACAGCTAGACATTAGATTAGGATAGGCAAAAAACATTACCATATATCATGCAGCAAATCACAAAATGCGCCAATGTAGACAGAGGCATAAACATATAATCTCCCT
It includes:
- the LOC127297636 gene encoding uncharacterized protein isoform X1; protein product: MEGLAALRLTYKNVPTWCRELCRVCESVRANKSHSTRRRTCSATKSLPRETTTLRSPSLTLQGSLPDNFLRSSMAPITSRGSLACESVLPSGASRGHLYCNPPGRSRHCLSHDVVRIVGRDNGTKVNVMLGGIHVNMCQLLLGLFLDVLRGETQDYRCFTCIKGSKSRLIPQGFDWSARSADRGIQRVTTCKRRKRQNR
- the LOC127297636 gene encoding uncharacterized protein isoform X2, encoding MEGLAALRLTYKNVPTWCRELCRVCESVRANKSHSTRRRTCSATKSLPRETTTLRSPSLTLQGSLPDNFLRSSMAPITSRGSLACESVLPSGASRGHLYCNPPGRSRHCLSHDVVRIVGRDNGTKVNVMLGGIHVNMCQLLLGLFLDVLRGETQDYRCFTCIKGSKSRLIPQGFDWSARSADRGVTTCKRRKRQNR